In the genome of Nonlabens sp. MB-3u-79, one region contains:
- a CDS encoding thiol-disulfide oxidoreductase DCC family protein — protein MKQSQDIVLFDGVCNLCNAAILFIIKRDKNNRFKFAPLESDAGKELLSKHHIDSSKIDSIVLISGGSAFAKAGAALRISKHLTGLWPLLYSLVIIPSFISDAVYDFIARNRYKWFGKKESCMIPTPELKSKFL, from the coding sequence ATGAAACAAAGTCAGGACATAGTATTATTTGACGGTGTCTGCAATTTGTGCAATGCTGCGATTCTATTCATTATAAAGCGCGATAAAAACAACCGATTTAAATTTGCTCCATTGGAAAGTGATGCGGGTAAGGAGTTGCTCTCTAAGCATCACATTGATTCTTCTAAAATAGATTCTATCGTATTGATTAGTGGAGGTTCCGCTTTCGCGAAAGCGGGAGCTGCATTACGCATCTCAAAACACTTGACTGGATTGTGGCCACTACTCTACTCTTTGGTCATTATCCCTAGCTTTATCTCAGATGCTGTCTATGATTTTATAGCGAGGAACCGCTACAAATGGTTTGGTAAAAAAGAAAGCTGTATGATTCCTACACCAGAATTGAAATCTAAATTTTTATAA